Below is a window of Halococcus saccharolyticus DSM 5350 DNA.
CGCCCGGCTTGCGTCCTCGTGGACGCCAGCACCGTGACCGACGAGGACACGATCGGGCGTGAATCCCCGGAACGACCGGCGTGGTGGGAGCAAGCGCAGCGCCGGATGGACGCCGAGTCGCTCGGTGCCGGTCCGGAAGAACTCCGCAGTGCCGAGCGCTTCCGCGACCACGAGCGTCCCCTCGTCGGCGTGATACAGCGCCGCCTCCTGCCACAGCGGCGTTGCGATCTTCCGGAGCCGGTAGCCCGTCTCGCCGAGTTCGCTCGAAAACCGTTCGACGGGTGCATCGAGCTCCGACGCGACGCCGGTCATCCACGACGGGACGTGAACCGACACGTCGTGTCGGCGCGCGATCTCCGCCGCATCGCGCTTGTGCCGGGGGAGCAAGAGCACGACGCCAGCGACCGTTCCGAACTCTTCGAGGAGGTCGTCGAGGTCCGCTGCATCCACCGGATCGACGAGCCAGACACCATCGTCGGTCGCGAGGGCGTGGCTCGCGCGCTGCATCCGCTCGTCGGGGTAGGCGATCCAGCCGACGCCGCCGTCGAAGCGATCGATTTCGTCATACGCGGCCCGGCCGGAGCCTTTCATCGACATGGATCCGCTTGGGACCGGCGGCGCATGAGCGCGTCGGTGGGTGTGACTTTATACGCACCCGCACCGTTCGCCCCGCATGATCACGACGATCGAGTGGCTCGCCCTCGAAGTCAAATATCTCGACCGCGCGAGCGCGTTCTATCGTGATCATCTCGATCTCGATACCGTCACGAAGCGCGAGAACGAGATCGCACTCGCCGTCGGCGACACCGACCTCGTGCTCCGTCGGCCCACGGCCCTGCCGCGCGGCGGCCTCCACACCCACTACGCGCTCTCGATCCCTGCCGCCGAGTACGACGCGTGGTACGACCGGCTCGCCGAACCCTTCGAGCTCGACGAGCACACCTTCGGCAGCGCGCGCTCGCTCTACTTCTACGACACAGAGGGCAACTGCGTCGAACTCGGCGAGTCAGAGGCGTCGGGGACGGGAGTGCTCGGCGTGTTCGAGGTCGTCCTCGAAGTTGAGGACCTCGACCGCGCCGAGGTGTTCTACACGGCACTCGGGATGGACGTGATGGATCGCGGGAGCGAGCGACGGCGGGTTCGGCTCGACGCCGGCCCGTTCGCTCTCGAACTCTGGGAGCCCCAGTTGGGCATCGCCGACGCACGCGGCGGCGTCCACGTCGACTTGGGGCTCGGCGTCGGCCACCCCGAGACGGCGCTCGAACGGGTCGAGGATCGGGTGTCAGCCGTGGAGCCCACCGACGAGGGGATTCGGGTGCGCGACCCTGATGGTCACTTCCTGACGTTCGTCTGAACCGGCGGTCGCTCGGACGAGCTACCCGAATCGGTCCCGGAGATTCTCTCTATCGATCTTTCCGGTCGCGGTGAGTGGAAATTCGTCGACGAACTCCACCCGATCGGGAACCTCGTGGCTTTCCAGCTCCGCCTCGCAGGCGCGCTTGATCTCGGCTGCCGACACCGATCCCTCGCTGCGACGCTTGATGACCGTCGTCACCGACGCTCCACGGACGTCGTCCACCGTATCGATGATCGCGACCTTCTGGACGGGGTCGATCTCGTAGATCACTTCCTCGATCTCGCGCGGCGAAACGTCCCCACATCCCGTCGTGAACATGTCCTCGATCCGATCGACGACGAACAGAAACCCGTCCTCGTCCATCCACCCGATGTCGCCGGATGCGAGCCACCGCTCCCCGTCGCGTTCGACGAAGTTGTTCTCGGTGATTTGGCGCTTGTTGTACCGCGGCGTGACCGTGTCGCCGCGCCAGAGCAACTCCCCACGTGCGCCGCGCTCGACCGCATCGCCGGTTCGGGGATCCTCGATACGGAGGGCGACCGCCTCGGTTGCCGGCCGGCCGACACTGCCTGGCTTGTGCCCCTCCGGTCCGGGGTGATTGAACGCCGACAGCGGCGTCGTCTCGGTCATGCCGTACCCCTCGAGCAGCGTACAGCCCAGTACTCGTTCGACCTCGTCGATGCGCTCTTTCGGCATCGGCGACCCACCGACGCCGAGCGCCTGCAGACTGGAGACATCGTACTCGTCGAGGCCTTCGTGATCGAGGAGTTCGACGACCATCGTCGGGATCAGGAAGGCGTATGTGACGCCGTGGCGTTCGATCGCGGTCAGTGCGGCCTCGATGTCCCACGTTTCGAGCAGGTGATTTTCGGCCTCCAGAGCGATGAACGGCGTCGTGGTGACGTTGAGTCCAGTGACGTGAAAACAGGGACACACCGTCAACGCCACGTCCTCACGGCTCCACTCGTTGTAGTTGATGAAGCCGTTGGCGTTCGCGTCGAGGTTGCCGTGGGTGTGATAGACGCCCTTCGGTGCGCCGGTCGTCCCGCTCGTGTACAGCAACTCGGCGAACTCCTCGGATCGCCGGGGCGTCACGTCGTACTCCGACGCACCTCTGTCGAGGAGATCGGCGTAAGCGTGGGTCGTCGGTTCGCCTCCGTGATCCGCGTTCCGACGATCGGCGGTGACGACGCCGACCGCGCCGCTGTCGGACAGTACGTACCGAGTCTGTTGGTCGGTGAATCGTGTGTTGACCGGTACCGGGACGGCCCCGCATTTCATCGTGCCGAGATAGGCACAGACGAACGCCACGCCGTTCGGCATATCGACCGCCACTCGGTCGTCGGTTTCGACGCCGCGCCGCTCCAGCGCATCGGCGACACGATCCGATCGCTCGGAGAGCTCCCGAAACGTGAGCGATCGGGTCCGGTCGCCGACCGCCAACGCCTCCGGCGCGTTCCGCGCCGCGGCGTCGGCGTAGTTGGCGAAGTTCACGTTCCTCCTGTTTGGTACGTGTTGGCAAATGTTTTTCGCGCCTTCGTTGATACGTAACACAACCCACAACTATATTCCGTGTCAGCAAGACAGAACGGTGCTACCGATCGCCGATTTTTGTCCGGCAATACCGGACAGATGAGTCACGAAGACGTTCCGAACCGACCCTCACTCCCGTGCGAAGATGAGGTTCGCCCGTATCTCGTCGGCAGACTCTCGCACTGTATCGACGAGTTCGGAGTTCCGCGGATCGGTCGTGAACTGGTCGGTGGTGCTGTAGACCGCGATGGAACCGTGGACCTCGGTGTCGGTGACGATCGGTGCGGCGATGCCCGTCATACCCGCGATCAGTTCCCCGTCGTCGACTGCGTAGCCGTCCTCGCGGACCCGCGCCAGCTCGGTAGCGAGATCGGTCTCGTCGGTGATCGTGGCGGGCGTTCGCGGCGGAAGCCCGTGTTCGGCGAGGACGTGTTTGACTTTCTCCTCGTCGAGATGTGCGAAGATCGCTTTTCCCGGCGCATTCGTGTGGAGGTGTGCGTGACGTGGATACGTCGTCGCCTGCTGGGAAAGGGTCTCTCGCTGCCAGCGCGACGCTAGCAACAGCGCACAGCGGCCGTGTTCTACCGTGACCAGCTGGACGTGGTGTCGCTCGTCGATGGTCTCGAACAAGCCAAGCGTCTCCTCGCGGCCCTGAACGAACAGATCGTGGTGGTTGCGGGCGATCTCACCCACGTGAAGGAACTGCATGCTCAGTCGGTACGCTCCATCCTCGTTGACCACGTCTCCGACTTGCTCCAACGTCCGGAGATGATCGTGGGCCGTACTCTTGGGAACGTCCAGCGCCGTGGCGACCTCGGTCACTCCGGCTTTTCCTCGGTCGACGAGTAGCTCGATGACGTCGTGAGAGAGCTTGACCGCTGCGACGGGATAGGATGTCATGGAGAATGTCTGGCTCCGTTCCTGCTTAGTTTGTTCGGTAATACCGGATAGATCATGACGTGATGATCGGACAAGTAAAAGCAAATTACGAATATTTGATATGACTGTATGCTTTTGTTTTGGGCATTTAGCACATCGTATCTCACTATAATTTCCTTCCATATTCTAGTGACTTTTTTCGGCGAAAACGCACTAAGTAGGCGACTTTTATCGTCTTCAAATCGGTTTGCCTCGGAACCAGAACGAACGTACTAGAATAATCAACAAAAATCTTATCTATGGGGCTACCATCACCGGAACTGCAGAAGGAAACACGATCGATAATGAACGAAGCAAACGACACAGCAGCTACACGACGTGGGGTGATGAAGGGTATCGGCGGGCTCGCCGCGCTGTCCATGTCCGGCGCGACGATCGCAGAGGCGGAGGACGTTTTGAACGACTCGGTGCCGAGCGACCCGCACACGCTCGACACGTACCGCTCCATCGTGGACGCCATCGTGCCCCGCACGCCGCAGCTCGAAAGCGAACTCGGGCCGGAGCACGTTCCCGGCGGCTTGGACGTCGAGTTGGAGAAGTTCCTCGTCTGGGACTTCAACCACTTCCAGGAGATTCGCGCCGAGATGGTCACCGAGAAGGGGCTGCTCGACGGTCCCTCCGACGCCGAGATGCCACTGGAGATGTTCGAATCGGTGCTCGATTTGACCAACCTCGGTGGCCTGCTCGGTCCCGATTCTCCCCTCGATGTCGTGCTGGACCTCGCCGATCTCGACCTCGGCGACCTGCTTGACCTGGACGGGGACGCGCTCGAAGAGGCCCTCACGTTCGGGCCGGTCGAGCGCTACGACATCTCCTTTGCCGACGACGTTACCTCCTCGTCCGGTCCCGCCGAGTTCGAACTCCTCGTCGAGACGGCCAACGAGACGACCCATCAGGTGGTGCAGAACTACCCCTACGCGCCGGCGTTCACGCTCGTTTTCGACATCGTCGCCGCGGAGTTCATCGCACGCGGGGAGAACGAGGACGCGATCAAGCGCGACCGCAGCAAGTTCCCCGCCGGTGGCACGTTCGTCCAGCTTTCGCCCGAGGACCGTCTGCGCTGTCTCTGGACAATCGTCGACGGTAGTGCGATAGACCGACTCGACGACCTGCTTTCGCCGCTCGTGCCCGACGTGGGCATCCTGAAGTACGTCGTGATGGCTGTGAATGGCCTGCACGGCTTCGGCTACTACACCGAGTGGTCCGGTCTTGGCGAAACCAAGACCAACAACCCGACCGAGCGATCGCTGTCCACGCCGGCCGGCGAGGTCCAGAGCCGGCAACAGAGTGGCTATCCCGGCCCGGCAGACGGCTACGCCGCGAACTGGCGGCACGCCGTCGATGGCGGCTTCGCCGACCCCGACGTGGAGAACCTGAATCTGCCGAGCGACCTGAAGGGTGACGACGTCATCGAGGGCATCGGGGGTGGAACCTGATGAACGACCCCGATGTGGTGATCGTCGGTGCGGGTGCGGACGGCCCGGCGACGGCGTGGAAACTCGCTCACGATCACGGCGTGGACGTGCTTCTCCTCGAAGGTGGCCCGTGGCACGGCAACGAACAGTGGCCCGAGCCGCACGCCGATTCCGGTGGGACAATCAGCACCGACCCCGAAGATCTGGATGGCAAGCTGCTCGACGAGCAGTTCACCCATCGCGAGGCCGACGCGAACGACCCCACCTACGGCTACCTGCGGGTTGGTCCGGCCGACCACTCGCGGGCACCGTGGTTCCGCAACCTCCACCAGAACGCCTTCATCTGGCAGGTTGGAGCTGTGGGCGGCACGTCGCTGCACTACTTCTCTAACCATCCGCGCGGGTATCCGA
It encodes the following:
- a CDS encoding VOC family protein, whose translation is MITTIEWLALEVKYLDRASAFYRDHLDLDTVTKRENEIALAVGDTDLVLRRPTALPRGGLHTHYALSIPAAEYDAWYDRLAEPFELDEHTFGSARSLYFYDTEGNCVELGESEASGTGVLGVFEVVLEVEDLDRAEVFYTALGMDVMDRGSERRRVRLDAGPFALELWEPQLGIADARGGVHVDLGLGVGHPETALERVEDRVSAVEPTDEGIRVRDPDGHFLTFV
- a CDS encoding class I adenylate-forming enzyme family protein — encoded protein: MNFANYADAAARNAPEALAVGDRTRSLTFRELSERSDRVADALERRGVETDDRVAVDMPNGVAFVCAYLGTMKCGAVPVPVNTRFTDQQTRYVLSDSGAVGVVTADRRNADHGGEPTTHAYADLLDRGASEYDVTPRRSEEFAELLYTSGTTGAPKGVYHTHGNLDANANGFINYNEWSREDVALTVCPCFHVTGLNVTTTPFIALEAENHLLETWDIEAALTAIERHGVTYAFLIPTMVVELLDHEGLDEYDVSSLQALGVGGSPMPKERIDEVERVLGCTLLEGYGMTETTPLSAFNHPGPEGHKPGSVGRPATEAVALRIEDPRTGDAVERGARGELLWRGDTVTPRYNKRQITENNFVERDGERWLASGDIGWMDEDGFLFVVDRIEDMFTTGCGDVSPREIEEVIYEIDPVQKVAIIDTVDDVRGASVTTVIKRRSEGSVSAAEIKRACEAELESHEVPDRVEFVDEFPLTATGKIDRENLRDRFG
- a CDS encoding IclR family transcriptional regulator; protein product: MTSYPVAAVKLSHDVIELLVDRGKAGVTEVATALDVPKSTAHDHLRTLEQVGDVVNEDGAYRLSMQFLHVGEIARNHHDLFVQGREETLGLFETIDERHHVQLVTVEHGRCALLLASRWQRETLSQQATTYPRHAHLHTNAPGKAIFAHLDEEKVKHVLAEHGLPPRTPATITDETDLATELARVREDGYAVDDGELIAGMTGIAAPIVTDTEVHGSIAVYSTTDQFTTDPRNSELVDTVRESADEIRANLIFARE